CCGGCACGCGCGGCGAGGCGACCGCGGTGAACTTCGTGCGCCCGGACACCGACGACCGGGTCCTGATCGGCGACCGGGTCGAGCACCTCGGCCGCCGCCCGTCGTACTCCTACCAGCTGGAGGCCTTCGCGGCGCACGTCCGCGACGGCGCGCCGCTGCGCAACGACCTCGCCGACGCGGTCGCGACGATGGCGTTGATCGACGAGTGCTACCGCGCCGCCGGCTTCCCGGTGCGTCCCCGCTCACGTGTGGATCCGGTGACGGGCGCCTGACCGGTAACGTCGGGTCGTGAGTTCTGTTCTGGACAACCCGGCCTTCGCGTCGCTGACCGGTCCGCACGCCCGGTTCGCCGAGTCGCACGGGACCGCCGTGCGGTACGACCCGGAGGTCTCGCCGTGGGCGGGCATGCCGGACGATGCGGACGAAACGGCGTGGAAGGACCTGGCGGAGCTGGCCGGGCCGGGCGGGGTGCTGGCGCTGCCGGGGCCGCCGCTGCCGCCGCCCGCGGACTGGGCCGTGGAGTTCGGCGTGCCGGGCGTGCAGATGGTCGCCGAATCGGCAGACACGGCACCGGATCCGGAGGCGGTGCGGCTGACCGCGGCCGACGTGCCCGAGATGCTCGCGCTGGCCGAGCGGACCCGGCCGGGCCCGTTCCTGCCGCGCACCGTCGAACTGGGCACCTACCTCGGGTTCCGCCACGAGGGGCGGCTGGTCGCGATGGCCGGGGAGCGCATGCACCCGCCCGGGTACACCGAGATCAGCGCGGTCTGCACGGACGCGGAGTTCCGCGGGCAGGGGCTGGGCACGCGGCTGGTGCTCGCGGTGGCGCACGGGATCCGCGAGCGCGGCGAAACGCCGTTCCTGCACGCGGCGGCGGACAACACCAGCGCCATCCGCCTCTACACCGCACTGGGTTTCCGGCTGCGCCGCGAGATCGACTTCGTCGGGGTGCGGGTGCCCGCCTGATCTCAGGGCGCCGGCCACGGCATCCGGGACCACGGCAAGGCCAGGCCCGCGCGGGTCGCCGGCTCGACGGGCGCCAGGGACGTCACCGGGACCGCTTCGCCGTGGCGCGCGAACACCGTGTCCACGTACCGGTGCCCGGTGTCCGCGGCGATGAACAGCACGGTGCGGTCGGACCGGTCCCGTTCCCAGCGCGCGGCGAGGTAGGCGGCTCCGGTGGACAGCCCGGCGAAGATCGCGTGCCTGCGCAGCAGGTCGACGCTGCCGGACAGCGCCGCGCCGAACCCGACCCAGTGGACCGTGTCGTACAGCTCGTGCGCGACGTTGCCGAACGGGATGGAGCTGCCGATCCCGGCGATGATGATGTCCGGATCGGCGACGTGCTCGCTGCCGAAGGTGACGCTGCCGAACGGCTGCACCCCGACCAGCCCGACCCCGGGCGCGGTGGACCGCAGCCACGTCGCGAGCGCCCCGGTGGAGGCGCCCGATCCGACGCCGCCCACCACGATCAGCCGGGACGGGTCCAGCTCCCGCGTGATCTGCCGGGCCACCGCCCGGTACCCGAGGTAGTGGACGCGGTCGTGGTACTGCCGCATCCAGTGCCAGTCCGGGTGCGCGCGCAGGATCTCCCCGATCCGCCGCACCCGCCGGTTCTGGTCGAGCTTGAGGTCGGCCTCCGGCGGCATCTGCTCGAGCGTCGCGCCCAGCACCGCCAGCTGTGTGCGCAGCGTGTGGTCCACTGTGGTCGAACCGACGATGTGGCAGCGCAGGCCGAACCGGTGGCACGCCAGCGCGAGCGCGTAGGCGTAGATCCCGCTGGAGCTGTCCACCAGGGTGTCGCCGGGGGCGATCACGCCGGTGCGCAGCAGGTGCCGCACGGCCTCCAGCGCGGAGACCACCTTCATCGTCTCAAACCGCAGGCAGACCAGCCGGTCGCCGGTCCGGACCAGGTCCGGCCGCGCGATCGCCTCCGCGATGTGGTCGTGCATCCGTCCCTTCCGTGGTGAACAGGCGGGTCGCGGGCAGTCCGGCGGCCCGCAGCGCGCGGACGCACCGGCGCACGCGATCGGGGTCGCCGCCGAGGTCGAACAGCAGGCCGGCCACGTTGCCGCTGTGCGCGACCTGCACGCCGGCCGCGCCGGTGACGGCCGCGATCCGTTCCAGTTCCGGCAGTTCGTCCTTGGCGAGCACGCGCTGGTTCAGCCGGGCGCTTTCGGTGCTCACGCGGCCGAGCAGCGCGACGTCACCGGTCACGATCGCCAGCCGCAGCATCCGCCGCAGCCGCTCGAAGGCGGCCACGTCGGCGACGGCGCCCAGCGCGAGCGTGTCCACCGGCGCCCCGCCGCCGGTCACGCACCCGATCACGACGACGGGCGGGAGCCGCGGGCCGAGCCGTTCCAGCACCCGGCCTTCCCGCTGCGCGAAGAGCACCGCGCCGCCGCCGAGCATGATGGGGTCGCAGGCGCGCTCGGCCCGCACCGCGATCCGCGCTACGGCCTCCGGCGCGAGCACCACGCCGAACGCGGCCGACACGGCGTGCACGGTCGCCAGGATGTCGCTGGTGGACGATCCCAGCCCGAGCCCGACCGGCAGACCGCTGTCCAGCCGGAGCGATCCGCCCGCCGGGCGGCCGCACGCGGCGGCGGCCAGTTCGGCGGCGCGCCGCGCCTTCGCGCGGTCCGGCGGGGTCACCGTCAGCGGACCCGGCCCCGGCACGAACTCGGCACGCGTCGCCGCGCCGGGCACCGGCAGCGTGACCAGCCCGCGGCACCGGCGGCCGCGGTCGCGGAAGACGCCCTGCAGGATCTCGCCGTGGTGCCCTGGCGCGTGCCCCACACCGGTCACGCCGCCGCCCGGTACCGGTACAGCGCGGTGGGCGCCGCGCTGAACTGCGAGAACGGGAACGGCTCCGCGGACAGCGCGGTGACCCCGTCGCCGAGGAACGCGCGGGCCACCGCGCTGCCGGTCTGCGCGTAGACGACCAGCGGCACGGACCGCTCCCGGCACCGGCGGACGATCTCGTCGAAGGTCCCGTTGCCCAGAGTCATCCCGGTCGCCACGACCGCGTCCGCCACGCCGAGCACCTCCCCCATCTCCGGCGTCACCGGATCGCCCCACTGGGTGCGGCGCAGGTTGAGGTCGCACGGCAGGCAGGTCCCGCCACGGTCGCGGATCGCCGCGACGAGCGGGTTCACCACGCCGATGAGGGCGACCCGCGCGCCCGGGGCGATTTCCAGCAGCCCGGCGATCGCCGCGTCCCTGGCGTGTGCCCGGGCCTCGGGGGTGCCGGCGGGCAGGACGACCGGCTCCGCCGCGGGCTGCGCCTCGTGCGGCGCGGCCGCCGACAGGTAGGCGTCCAGCGCGGCGATCCGCAGCGGCACGGAGTCCTGACGCAGCAACTCCTCCAGCGGCGCCCCGGAGAACTCGGCACACACCTCCGGCGTCAGCTGCCCGGTCTCGAAGGCGCACGCGCCGAACGCGGCGCCCAGCCGCACCAGGACGTAGGAGTTGCGGTAGGTCACGTCCCCGCCGGCCAGCCGGGTGCCGTGGTGCAGCCAGAAGACGCTGGTGGCGGTCAGCTCCGCCGGATCCGGGCCGTGCTTCCCGGCGAGGACTTCGGCGGTCAGGTCGGCGACGGTGGTCACGCCGCCTCCAGCCGGAACAGGTAGGTGAGCACGCCGTCGCCCCAGTCGTGGCGGTGGGCCACGTCGGCGGCGAACCCGTGCCCGGCGGCGTCCCGCACGATCGTGCGCAGGTCCGCGGTGTTGGACACGATGAGGAACACCTCGCCGCCGGGCGCGAGCAGGTTCCGTCCGGCCAGCTGCGCGAAGAACCGCTCCAGCAGCGGGGCGCCCACGCACACGTTGCGCACGACGTCCGGGTCGTCGCTCACCATCTGGCTCACCGCGGGCGGATTGAAGGTGATCACGTCCAGCCGCACGCCGTCCGGGAACCCGTCGAAGAGGTCGGCGACCACCGGCACGAACCGGGTGCCCGGCCGGGCGCCCACGATGCGTTCGTAGTGCCGCCGCGTGGTTTCGACGCTGTCCGGGTGCACGTCGATCGCGTGGATCTCGCGTGCCCCGCGCAGCCCGGCGGCGACGGCTTCGACGCCGAGCCCGCTGCCCATCGCGGCGTAGACGCGGTCGCGCACCTCGATGGTCCCGTCCAGGACCCGTTCGTGAATCATCCGGCTGGTCGCGCCGGGCAGGAACACACCCGGCGGCGCGGTGAACTCCCATCCGCGCCAGGTGTAGGGGCGGGTGGTGCGCAGGTCGCCCTTCGGCTGGTTGAGCGCGATGATCCGGTCGGCGGGCAGGGGCGGCGGGAGCCGGTCGATCAGGGCGTTGTCCACAGTGTCCATTCCGGTCTCCGTCAGCGTCCGAGCGATCGCAGGTAGCCGGCCAGTTTCTCGGCGGCGTCGAGGTTGCGCGGGCCGCTGACGGCCTCGCCGTAGTCCAGCACGTGGAAGCGGTTCTCCCGCACCGCGGGGCTGTCCGCGAGCGGTGGGAAGGACTTCAGGAACGCGATCTTGTCGGCGACCGGCCGGTCGCCGTAGTCGACGACGGCGATCACCTCGGGCTGGGCCCGCACGACCGGTTCCCAGCCGATCGTGGTCCAGCGGGCGTCCAGGTTGCCGGCGATGTTGCGGCCGCCCGCCAGCGACACGATGGTGTCCGGCGCGGCCTGGTTGCCGGAGGTGAACGGCTGATCGGTGCCGGAGTCGTAGACGAACACCCGCGCGGGCTCCCCCGCCGGCGCGTTCGCCCGCAGCGCCGCGGCGCGGGCCTGCAGGTCCGCGACGAGCGCTTCGGCCCGGTCGGGGACGTGGAAGATCTGCCCGATCTGCCGCAGGTCGGTGTAGAGCGCCTCCAGCGGCGGCACCTTGACCGGCCGGTCGCCGTAGTTGAAG
The window above is part of the Amycolatopsis thermoflava N1165 genome. Proteins encoded here:
- a CDS encoding pyridoxal-phosphate dependent enzyme; this translates as MHDHIAEAIARPDLVRTGDRLVCLRFETMKVVSALEAVRHLLRTGVIAPGDTLVDSSSGIYAYALALACHRFGLRCHIVGSTTVDHTLRTQLAVLGATLEQMPPEADLKLDQNRRVRRIGEILRAHPDWHWMRQYHDRVHYLGYRAVARQITRELDPSRLIVVGGVGSGASTGALATWLRSTAPGVGLVGVQPFGSVTFGSEHVADPDIIIAGIGSSIPFGNVAHELYDTVHWVGFGAALSGSVDLLRRHAIFAGLSTGAAYLAARWERDRSDRTVLFIAADTGHRYVDTVFARHGEAVPVTSLAPVEPATRAGLALPWSRMPWPAP
- a CDS encoding GNAT family N-acetyltransferase, which translates into the protein MSSVLDNPAFASLTGPHARFAESHGTAVRYDPEVSPWAGMPDDADETAWKDLAELAGPGGVLALPGPPLPPPADWAVEFGVPGVQMVAESADTAPDPEAVRLTAADVPEMLALAERTRPGPFLPRTVELGTYLGFRHEGRLVAMAGERMHPPGYTEISAVCTDAEFRGQGLGTRLVLAVAHGIRERGETPFLHAAADNTSAIRLYTALGFRLRREIDFVGVRVPA
- a CDS encoding methyltransferase, yielding MDTVDNALIDRLPPPLPADRIIALNQPKGDLRTTRPYTWRGWEFTAPPGVFLPGATSRMIHERVLDGTIEVRDRVYAAMGSGLGVEAVAAGLRGAREIHAIDVHPDSVETTRRHYERIVGARPGTRFVPVVADLFDGFPDGVRLDVITFNPPAVSQMVSDDPDVVRNVCVGAPLLERFFAQLAGRNLLAPGGEVFLIVSNTADLRTIVRDAAGHGFAADVAHRHDWGDGVLTYLFRLEAA
- a CDS encoding GHMP kinase, which codes for MTGVGHAPGHHGEILQGVFRDRGRRCRGLVTLPVPGAATRAEFVPGPGPLTVTPPDRAKARRAAELAAAACGRPAGGSLRLDSGLPVGLGLGSSTSDILATVHAVSAAFGVVLAPEAVARIAVRAERACDPIMLGGGAVLFAQREGRVLERLGPRLPPVVVIGCVTGGGAPVDTLALGAVADVAAFERLRRMLRLAIVTGDVALLGRVSTESARLNQRVLAKDELPELERIAAVTGAAGVQVAHSGNVAGLLFDLGGDPDRVRRCVRALRAAGLPATRLFTTEGTDARPHRGGDRAAGPGPDRRPAGLPAV
- a CDS encoding Rossmann-like domain-containing protein, producing MTTVADLTAEVLAGKHGPDPAELTATSVFWLHHGTRLAGGDVTYRNSYVLVRLGAAFGACAFETGQLTPEVCAEFSGAPLEELLRQDSVPLRIAALDAYLSAAAPHEAQPAAEPVVLPAGTPEARAHARDAAIAGLLEIAPGARVALIGVVNPLVAAIRDRGGTCLPCDLNLRRTQWGDPVTPEMGEVLGVADAVVATGMTLGNGTFDEIVRRCRERSVPLVVYAQTGSAVARAFLGDGVTALSAEPFPFSQFSAAPTALYRYRAAA